A single Pseudobdellovibrionaceae bacterium DNA region contains:
- a CDS encoding DUF444 family protein, translated as MGIQEDNNRFRDIVRGRIKQNFKKYVTHGEMIGRREKEFVKIPIPSIDIPRFKYGPKQQGGVGQGQGQAGDAVDGDQAGQGQAGESPGDHFLEVDVTIDELADILGEELALPRIEPKGNKNTDVTSLKYTGRSPVGPEGLRHFKASYKEALKRSMASGTYDPDEPFVVPIRRDMRYKTFRKVVKPQANAVVIYMMDVSGSMGDEQKEIVRMESFWINAWLKRNYKGLETRFIIHDAAAKEVDEKTFFSTSESGGTLISSAYKLCQKIIEEDYPINEWNIYPFHFSDGDNWSGEDTRMCLNLLQKFYFPRVNMFGYGQVESKYGSGQFLKDLEKTFPSEDRLVISKIENKDKILMSIKDFLGKGK; from the coding sequence GTGGGAATTCAGGAAGATAACAACCGGTTTCGGGATATTGTGCGCGGCCGGATAAAACAGAATTTCAAAAAATATGTCACCCATGGTGAGATGATTGGTAGACGGGAAAAGGAGTTTGTCAAAATTCCCATCCCATCTATTGATATTCCTCGATTTAAATACGGTCCAAAGCAGCAAGGAGGTGTCGGCCAGGGGCAGGGTCAGGCTGGAGATGCAGTCGATGGCGACCAGGCGGGCCAGGGGCAGGCAGGAGAGAGCCCTGGAGATCACTTTCTTGAGGTCGATGTTACAATAGATGAGTTGGCTGATATCCTGGGCGAGGAGCTGGCTCTTCCGCGAATTGAACCCAAGGGCAATAAAAATACCGATGTGACTTCGCTGAAGTACACTGGCCGGTCGCCGGTGGGCCCAGAGGGGCTTCGTCACTTTAAAGCTTCCTATAAAGAGGCTCTTAAAAGATCAATGGCGAGTGGCACCTATGACCCGGATGAGCCCTTTGTCGTGCCCATCCGGCGGGATATGCGCTACAAAACCTTTCGCAAGGTCGTAAAGCCGCAGGCCAACGCGGTCGTCATTTACATGATGGATGTTTCGGGTTCCATGGGGGACGAGCAGAAAGAAATTGTTCGAATGGAGAGTTTTTGGATAAATGCCTGGCTTAAGCGCAACTACAAGGGCTTGGAGACCAGGTTTATTATCCACGATGCTGCCGCCAAAGAGGTGGACGAGAAGACCTTTTTCAGCACCAGTGAGTCCGGCGGTACGCTTATCAGCTCAGCCTATAAGCTGTGCCAAAAGATCATCGAAGAGGATTACCCAATTAATGAGTGGAACATCTATCCGTTTCACTTCAGCGATGGAGACAATTGGAGTGGTGAAGATACACGCATGTGCCTGAATCTGCTTCAGAAGTTTTACTTTCCCCGAGTTAATATGTTTGGCTATGGACAGGTGGAAAGCAAGTACGGAAGTGGGCAGTTTTTAAAAGATCTTGAAAAGACATTCCCCAGCGAAGACCGCCTGGTCATTAGTAAGATCGAAAACAAGGACAAGATCCTAATGTCCATCAAGGACTTTTTGGGAAAAGGAAAGTGA
- a CDS encoding SpoVR family protein: MGNLTSELERERVKICRLAKEVGLDCFETIFEMVNYKEMNQIAAYGGFPVRYPHWRFGMEYEQLSKSYEYGLSKIYELVINNDPCYAYLMEGNEFVDQKLVMAHVYGHCDFFKNNQWFSPTNRKMMDAMANHGTRIRRYMDRYGVEVVEDFIDVCLSLENLIDRHSPYVMDASKPVEKDPDAPEIEKTSGFRLRVHRDYMEKFINPPEVIAEAKAKAAEREQFERRHFPPEPARDVLKFLMSYAPLESWQQDVMSIIREEAYYFAPQGMTKIMNEGWASYWHSKLMTEKIATAAEIVDFADRHSGTMAMSPSGFNPYKVGIELFRDIESRWDKGRYGKEWEECQDMSARKAWDTGEKRGRDKIFEVRRNYNDVTFIDEYLTEEFCVQNRMFVYKFNKRTGQFEVDTRDFKAIKAKFLFQLTNFGQPIINVIDANFENRGELLLAHMFEGVEMQPDYMQETMKNMYKVWQRPVNVATVLDNERRIVSFDGRDFKSILLSDLPVGEANEEEKKA, from the coding sequence ATGGGTAATTTGACCTCCGAACTGGAACGGGAAAGAGTTAAAATTTGCCGATTAGCCAAAGAGGTGGGTCTAGACTGTTTTGAAACCATCTTCGAGATGGTTAATTACAAAGAGATGAATCAAATCGCTGCTTACGGTGGGTTTCCCGTTCGTTATCCCCACTGGCGATTTGGCATGGAATATGAGCAGCTGTCCAAGAGTTATGAGTACGGACTGTCCAAGATCTACGAGCTGGTGATCAATAACGATCCCTGTTATGCCTATTTGATGGAAGGTAATGAGTTTGTTGATCAAAAGTTGGTAATGGCCCACGTATATGGCCATTGCGACTTTTTTAAAAACAACCAGTGGTTTTCTCCTACCAATCGAAAAATGATGGATGCCATGGCTAATCACGGTACGCGGATTCGGCGCTATATGGACCGCTATGGTGTCGAAGTTGTGGAAGATTTCATCGACGTTTGCCTGAGTCTGGAAAATCTCATTGACCGCCACAGCCCATACGTCATGGATGCATCCAAGCCTGTCGAAAAGGATCCGGATGCCCCTGAAATTGAGAAAACCAGTGGGTTCAGACTTAGAGTTCATCGCGACTACATGGAAAAGTTTATCAATCCTCCAGAGGTCATTGCTGAGGCCAAGGCCAAGGCGGCGGAGCGAGAGCAATTTGAGCGGCGGCACTTCCCCCCTGAGCCAGCCCGCGATGTATTGAAGTTTTTAATGAGCTATGCGCCACTTGAGTCCTGGCAACAGGACGTGATGTCGATCATTCGTGAAGAGGCCTACTATTTTGCCCCTCAAGGCATGACAAAAATTATGAATGAAGGTTGGGCATCTTATTGGCACTCGAAGCTGATGACTGAAAAAATCGCCACAGCCGCCGAGATCGTTGATTTTGCTGATCGCCACAGTGGCACGATGGCCATGTCGCCCTCGGGATTTAATCCCTATAAGGTTGGTATTGAACTATTTAGGGATATCGAGTCTAGGTGGGACAAGGGGCGATACGGTAAGGAATGGGAAGAGTGTCAGGACATGAGTGCCCGCAAAGCCTGGGATACTGGGGAAAAACGGGGTCGCGATAAGATCTTTGAGGTTCGCCGAAACTACAATGATGTGACTTTCATTGACGAATATCTTACGGAAGAGTTTTGTGTGCAAAACCGGATGTTCGTGTACAAATTCAACAAACGCACCGGTCAGTTTGAGGTCGACACCAGAGATTTTAAGGCAATCAAGGCCAAGTTCCTATTTCAGTTAACAAACTTCGGCCAGCCCATTATCAATGTGATTGATGCCAATTTTGAAAACCGCGGAGAGCTCCTGCTGGCTCACATGTTTGAGGGTGTCGAAATGCAGCCCGACTATATGCAGGAAACCATGAAAAACATGTATAAGGTTTGGCAGCGTCCGGTGAATGTGGCGACCGTTTTGGACAATGAAAGACGGATTGTCTCTTTCGACGGCAGGGATTTTAAGTCGATTTTGTTGTCCGACCTTCCGGTCGGCGAAGCCAACGAAGAAGAGAAAAAGGCCTAG
- a CDS encoding glycine cleavage system protein H — MDDLITYMGYEWVQSDDDGLITIGINEDGLDEFSEIMSANLPSEGEEVSGDEVCGELETDQGPMNIYSPISGSIVEINEAVVENPDLILEDCYGDGWLVRIEADRPEDIERLARAGSSADEDDDGDEE, encoded by the coding sequence ATGGACGATTTAATCACCTATATGGGGTATGAGTGGGTTCAATCAGATGATGACGGTTTGATCACCATAGGGATTAATGAAGACGGGCTCGATGAGTTCAGTGAGATTATGAGCGCCAATTTGCCTTCTGAGGGCGAAGAGGTTTCAGGCGATGAGGTCTGTGGCGAACTTGAGACTGACCAGGGCCCAATGAATATTTACTCTCCCATTAGCGGCAGCATCGTGGAAATCAATGAGGCCGTTGTCGAAAACCCGGATCTCATCCTTGAAGACTGTTACGGAGATGGATGGCTGGTACGCATTGAGGCCGATCGTCCAGAGGATATTGAACGCCTTGCTCGCGCCGGATCCTCTGCTGATGAAGACGATGATGGAGATGAAGAATAG
- the glnA gene encoding type I glutamate--ammonia ligase yields the protein MKPDEVIKFAKERGCKMVDFKFTDLPGMWQHFTIPLSELTVETFEDGLGFDGSSIRGWKSIHESDMLVKPDPKTALVDPFMEIPTLSLTCDVVIPDTGEAYDRDPRNLIKRANAYLLSTGLADTAYFGPEAEFFIFDDVRYEQTAFGGFYQVDSDEASWNSGRDEGRNLGYKPRHKEGYFPALPSDSHHDLRTEICLELERCGMIVERQHHEVATAGQGEIDIRFDSMIEMADKMQWFKYIVKNVARRHGKSATFMPKPIFGDNGSGMHTHVSLWKDGEPLFAGDKYAGLSEMGLHFIGGILKHAPALCAFTNPTTNSYKRLVPGFEAPIKLAYSFRNRSAAIRIPNSGPNPKAKRLEFRTPDPSSNVYLALAAILMAGLDGVLNKIHPGDPLEKDIYGLPPEEAAKVPSVPATLDRALSALEENHEFLLKGDVFSKDFIRAWIDYKYEREIIPTFQRPSPFEFYLYYDL from the coding sequence ATGAAACCCGATGAGGTCATAAAGTTCGCGAAAGAGCGCGGATGCAAAATGGTGGATTTCAAATTTACTGATCTGCCCGGCATGTGGCAACACTTCACGATTCCCTTGAGTGAACTGACCGTGGAGACCTTTGAAGACGGTCTCGGTTTTGATGGAAGCTCTATCCGCGGTTGGAAAAGTATTCATGAATCAGATATGCTTGTGAAGCCCGACCCTAAGACAGCCCTGGTCGATCCCTTTATGGAAATTCCCACTCTGTCACTGACTTGTGATGTGGTAATACCTGACACTGGTGAGGCCTACGACCGCGACCCTCGTAACCTGATTAAGCGGGCGAACGCTTACCTCTTGTCCACGGGTCTGGCTGACACGGCCTACTTCGGACCAGAAGCTGAGTTCTTCATCTTTGACGATGTTCGCTACGAGCAGACGGCATTTGGCGGTTTTTACCAGGTCGATTCTGACGAGGCCTCTTGGAATAGTGGTCGCGATGAGGGGCGCAATCTGGGTTACAAGCCACGTCACAAGGAAGGCTATTTTCCAGCCCTTCCCTCTGATTCTCACCATGATCTTCGCACTGAAATTTGTCTTGAGCTCGAGCGCTGTGGAATGATTGTCGAGCGTCAGCACCACGAAGTGGCGACTGCTGGTCAGGGCGAAATCGATATCCGCTTCGACTCAATGATTGAAATGGCCGATAAGATGCAGTGGTTTAAATACATTGTGAAAAACGTTGCCCGTCGGCACGGCAAGTCTGCGACCTTTATGCCTAAGCCAATCTTTGGCGACAACGGATCTGGAATGCACACTCACGTTTCACTATGGAAAGACGGCGAGCCGCTCTTCGCGGGTGACAAGTATGCTGGACTGAGTGAAATGGGTCTTCACTTCATTGGTGGAATTCTCAAGCACGCCCCGGCCCTGTGTGCTTTCACCAATCCCACGACAAACTCCTATAAGCGACTGGTTCCCGGATTCGAAGCACCAATTAAGTTGGCCTATAGCTTCCGCAACCGTTCGGCTGCCATTCGTATTCCAAACTCGGGCCCGAACCCCAAGGCCAAGCGTCTTGAGTTTAGGACTCCAGACCCAAGTAGTAATGTGTATTTGGCTTTGGCCGCAATTCTTATGGCCGGCCTCGATGGAGTTCTTAACAAGATCCACCCCGGTGACCCCTTGGAGAAGGACATTTATGGGCTACCTCCAGAGGAAGCGGCAAAAGTACCAAGTGTGCCTGCGACTCTTGACCGGGCACTATCGGCTCTTGAAGAGAATCATGAGTTCCTTCTCAAGGGCGATGTGTTCAGCAAGGACTTCATTCGCGCTTGGATCGACTATAAATATGAGAGGGAAATCATTCCCACATTCCAACGCCCCTCTCCTTTTGAGTTCTACTTGTATTACGATCTGTAA
- a CDS encoding P-II family nitrogen regulator: MKKIEAIIKPFKLDDVVEALSELGVEGVSVTEIKGFGRQKGRTEIYKGAEYVVDFLPKVKLEIVLNDALVEPAVEAIQKAAHTGKIGDGKVFVIPVENAMRIRTGERDEDAI; this comes from the coding sequence ATGAAGAAGATAGAGGCCATCATCAAGCCTTTTAAGCTAGACGATGTAGTAGAAGCTCTTTCAGAGCTTGGAGTTGAAGGGGTCTCTGTCACTGAAATTAAAGGGTTTGGTCGCCAAAAAGGTCGCACCGAGATTTATAAAGGCGCTGAATACGTCGTCGATTTTCTTCCCAAAGTAAAACTTGAAATCGTGCTGAATGATGCTCTGGTCGAGCCCGCTGTTGAAGCCATTCAAAAGGCGGCACACACCGGAAAAATTGGTGATGGCAAAGTATTTGTCATACCTGTTGAGAATGCAATGCGGATCCGAACCGGAGAGCGGGACGAGGACGCAATATAA
- a CDS encoding gamma-glutamylcyclotransferase, producing MVHYDRVAKYVKSCNPARARGTAYRLPVGYPVFLDEGQDEVDGQVLELEAPSVLFTLLDEFHGVMPTHPAKSLFFKKEIEAEVEGTVKRVFTYVVNPAKLPRNCKPIDNGDWRSELDKDPAVTTTLTDRQAEYVRRLGSSTGREIVPINLELYRELMKLDLIVDKGRRLALSKLGREVFRYMS from the coding sequence ATGGTCCACTATGATCGGGTGGCCAAATATGTGAAATCCTGCAATCCTGCACGCGCTCGCGGCACTGCCTATAGGCTGCCCGTGGGCTATCCGGTGTTTTTAGATGAGGGGCAGGACGAGGTCGATGGTCAGGTATTGGAGCTGGAAGCCCCTTCAGTGCTGTTTACTTTGCTGGATGAGTTTCACGGAGTCATGCCGACCCATCCAGCAAAGAGCCTCTTTTTTAAAAAGGAAATTGAGGCCGAGGTGGAGGGCACTGTCAAAAGGGTTTTCACCTACGTGGTGAATCCGGCTAAGCTTCCGCGAAACTGTAAGCCGATCGACAATGGAGATTGGCGATCAGAGCTGGACAAGGATCCGGCGGTGACGACCACCTTGACGGATCGGCAGGCTGAGTACGTTCGCCGTCTTGGTTCTTCGACCGGGCGGGAAATCGTTCCTATCAACCTTGAGCTCTATCGCGAGCTGATGAAGCTTGATCTAATTGTCGATAAAGGACGGCGGTTGGCCCTGAGTAAACTGGGGCGTGAGGTCTTCCGCTATATGAGCTAA
- a CDS encoding tRNA (cytidine(34)-2'-O)-methyltransferase, translated as MKYPELLYNVVLIEPEIPQNTGNIGRTCVGAHSILHLVGPIGFEISDRQLKRAGLDYWPHLELRQYENWDQWWSQVEDPSRVFFFSTKSEKPLYQADLQPGDWLVFGRETKGLREEIIEKFSSQTYRVPMRGPIRSLNLATAVAVVLYEGIRQIESGP; from the coding sequence ATGAAATACCCAGAATTGCTCTACAATGTCGTGCTCATCGAACCTGAAATTCCTCAGAATACCGGAAACATTGGTCGAACTTGCGTTGGGGCTCACTCCATTTTGCACCTAGTGGGTCCTATTGGCTTTGAAATCTCTGACCGTCAACTGAAGCGGGCAGGGCTTGATTATTGGCCACACCTGGAGCTTCGCCAATATGAGAATTGGGACCAGTGGTGGTCTCAGGTTGAAGACCCGTCCCGAGTCTTTTTTTTCTCCACCAAATCGGAAAAACCACTCTATCAGGCCGACCTGCAGCCGGGGGATTGGTTGGTCTTTGGCCGTGAGACCAAGGGCCTCAGGGAAGAAATTATTGAAAAGTTTTCCTCTCAAACCTATCGCGTTCCCATGCGAGGGCCCATTCGTAGCCTCAATTTGGCCACTGCGGTCGCCGTGGTCCTCTATGAGGGCATCAGGCAAATAGAATCAGGCCCATAG
- the secA gene encoding preprotein translocase subunit SecA, with protein sequence MISKTLAKIFGTKHDRDMKRLQPLVNHINSFEERFKAMSDDELKAMTPAFRQRLENGEPIDDLLPEAFAVCREGAWRVLGMRHYDVQMIGGMTLHRGQIAEMKTGEGKTLVATLPVYLNGLTGKGVHVVTVNDYLATRDEEWMGRLYKWLGLTTGTIVHDLNDRQRQQNYGADITYGTNNEFGFDYLRDNMKFDLRDYVQRPLNYAIVDECDSILIDEARTPLIISGPSEDSTDKYYEINKIIPHLQRELHFTMEEKSKTASLTEEGNSKVEEMMGIENLYDPRHIAILHHIYQGLKAHYLYKRDVDYMVKDGEVMIVDEFTGRLMPGRRWSDGLHQAIEAKEGVKVKSENQTLATITFQNYFRMYNKLAGMTGTAETEAVEFKKIYDLDVAVIPTNKPIRRKDEDDVVYKTERAKFKAIAEDIKERNQKGQPVLVGTVSIEKSELLSNHLRNLGVTHNVLNAKHHEREAEIVAQAGRKGSITIATNMAGRGTDIVLGGNAEFMARQVSPEEESDQYKEALRRSAEQCKKEKEEVLTAGGLYIVGTERHESRRIDNQLRGRSGRQGDPGESRFYLSLEDNLMRIFNGERIQKIMNTLKVPEDEPIMAGMVTRAIEGAQRKVEGHNFDIRKHLLDYDDVMNKQRTAIYSQRRLLLGGEGIERSILDYLGEVTSRILDTFANETVKQKDWDLEGMNTALRQQFGLTIQFPDITEVSGDKLTEIVSAAVKEIYDRQKNSLGQFFEQIAKMVLLQTIDHKWKEHLQRIDHLKEGISLRAYAQKDPVIEYKKEAFRAFEEMNQIIQSETIEKLLKVQIVAPEQAAEEMQEEHARELDDSAFDYEGADESQSGFFEDAGLPLANAPTRPSQQESQEMFLSRGPGPGDSSKLNRAQRRQMEKKKKKKLKI encoded by the coding sequence ATGATTTCAAAGACTTTAGCGAAAATTTTCGGCACCAAACATGATCGCGACATGAAGCGCCTTCAGCCCCTGGTGAATCACATCAACAGCTTCGAAGAGCGATTTAAGGCGATGTCGGATGACGAGCTGAAGGCAATGACTCCTGCTTTCCGGCAGAGGCTGGAAAATGGAGAACCTATTGATGACCTTCTTCCTGAAGCCTTTGCGGTTTGCCGGGAAGGAGCGTGGCGGGTCCTGGGGATGCGCCACTACGACGTTCAGATGATCGGGGGGATGACTCTCCATCGTGGGCAAATTGCCGAGATGAAGACTGGGGAAGGTAAGACTCTGGTTGCGACCTTGCCGGTCTATTTGAATGGCCTGACGGGTAAGGGTGTTCACGTGGTGACCGTAAACGACTACCTTGCGACTCGTGACGAGGAGTGGATGGGTCGCCTTTACAAGTGGTTGGGTCTAACTACAGGGACGATTGTACACGACCTCAATGATCGACAGAGGCAACAGAATTACGGGGCCGACATCACCTACGGCACGAATAACGAATTTGGTTTCGATTACCTGCGCGACAATATGAAATTTGACCTACGCGACTACGTCCAGCGACCCTTGAACTACGCCATCGTCGATGAATGTGACTCAATCCTAATTGATGAAGCCCGGACGCCTCTAATTATTTCCGGCCCCTCAGAAGATTCCACAGACAAGTACTACGAGATCAATAAAATCATTCCTCACCTGCAACGCGAACTTCACTTTACCATGGAGGAAAAGTCGAAGACAGCCTCTCTGACTGAAGAAGGAAACTCTAAAGTTGAAGAGATGATGGGTATTGAAAACCTCTATGATCCCCGCCACATAGCCATCCTTCACCATATCTACCAGGGTTTGAAGGCGCACTACCTGTACAAACGGGACGTGGACTACATGGTCAAAGACGGCGAGGTGATGATTGTCGATGAGTTTACGGGCCGACTCATGCCGGGGCGTCGCTGGAGTGATGGTTTGCACCAGGCGATTGAGGCCAAAGAAGGGGTAAAGGTTAAGAGTGAGAACCAAACCCTGGCGACAATCACCTTTCAAAACTATTTCCGAATGTACAACAAGCTGGCCGGCATGACGGGTACAGCAGAAACTGAAGCCGTTGAGTTTAAAAAGATTTACGATCTTGATGTCGCAGTAATTCCAACCAACAAGCCCATTCGCCGCAAGGATGAAGACGATGTGGTCTATAAGACCGAGAGGGCGAAATTTAAGGCCATCGCCGAGGACATCAAGGAAAGAAATCAAAAGGGACAGCCTGTCCTGGTTGGTACGGTGAGTATCGAGAAGTCCGAACTTCTCAGTAATCATTTGCGCAATCTGGGTGTGACTCACAATGTTCTCAATGCAAAACACCATGAGCGTGAGGCTGAGATTGTTGCCCAGGCGGGACGAAAAGGATCCATCACCATCGCTACTAATATGGCTGGCCGGGGAACCGACATCGTTCTGGGTGGAAATGCGGAATTCATGGCGAGGCAGGTGAGCCCAGAAGAGGAGTCGGATCAATACAAGGAGGCTCTGCGAAGATCTGCTGAGCAATGCAAGAAAGAGAAGGAAGAGGTTCTGACCGCAGGCGGCCTTTATATTGTGGGCACTGAACGGCATGAGTCCCGTCGAATCGATAACCAGTTGCGAGGTCGATCTGGTCGTCAGGGTGATCCCGGTGAGTCTCGATTTTACTTGTCCCTGGAGGACAATCTCATGCGCATTTTCAATGGAGAGAGGATTCAGAAAATCATGAATACTCTCAAAGTTCCTGAGGACGAGCCCATTATGGCGGGTATGGTGACTCGGGCGATTGAGGGCGCCCAGCGTAAAGTTGAGGGCCACAACTTTGATATTCGAAAACATTTGTTGGATTACGACGATGTGATGAACAAGCAACGGACGGCTATTTACTCTCAAAGGCGTCTACTTTTGGGCGGAGAGGGCATTGAGCGTTCGATTTTGGATTATTTGGGAGAGGTGACCTCGCGAATTCTTGATACCTTTGCAAATGAGACGGTGAAGCAAAAGGATTGGGATCTGGAGGGCATGAATACAGCTCTCCGGCAGCAGTTTGGCTTGACCATTCAGTTTCCGGACATCACTGAGGTCTCCGGTGACAAGCTTACAGAAATCGTCAGCGCGGCCGTGAAAGAGATTTATGACCGGCAGAAAAACTCACTGGGACAATTCTTTGAGCAGATTGCCAAGATGGTTCTTCTCCAGACCATTGATCATAAATGGAAAGAGCATCTGCAGAGGATTGACCATCTCAAAGAGGGGATCAGTCTGAGGGCCTACGCTCAGAAGGACCCTGTCATTGAGTACAAGAAAGAGGCTTTCCGGGCGTTCGAAGAGATGAATCAGATTATTCAGTCAGAGACTATTGAAAAGCTACTCAAGGTGCAAATTGTGGCCCCGGAGCAGGCAGCTGAAGAAATGCAAGAGGAGCATGCTCGTGAATTGGACGACAGTGCCTTTGATTATGAAGGGGCAGACGAAAGTCAGTCTGGCTTTTTTGAGGACGCGGGATTACCGCTAGCCAATGCTCCAACAAGGCCTTCCCAACAGGAATCCCAGGAAATGTTCTTGTCCAGAGGTCCAGGTCCAGGTGATTCCTCCAAGCTTAATCGGGCTCAGCGCCGACAAATGGAAAAGAAGAAAAAGAAGAAGCTTAAAATCTAG